The genome window aaCCAATTTCAATCCTATaaacttgaaaaattaaatggatcaaatcaaattaattttttttttaaatgcttgacattttcgtaattatcatttatcatcaactttactatgcaatcTAGAACACTATACTCTACACTTCTCAAAAAATTTCAGGAACGCATATTTGAGTAAGAACACTATACTCTACacttctcaacctactgaagcacaagagtcaacgCCCACAATGGGGTTTGAACttgagacctctcatttgagaagcCACAACTATATCGCTCGACCACATGACCTTTGGCTTAAGGAACACacatttagttgttacaaaCTTACAAagtgcacatttagtattaaaacaTTGCAGTGACAAAATTACAAAAGTGCAATGCATGAGTttggattttagagtttatgaatgagctttttgattttatttggtcTAGGGGTTCactttttattacttaaaatttatcatttaCGATTcagatttaaatttaaattttttttttcattgacttttaaaagttatcaagaaaatgcacatttagttgttacaaaGTGCACTATATAGTGTTTTAAGTTGCAAAGTTGGCGATAATTACAAAAGtatcactaatttttttttttataaaaaaattgatatgatcCTTTCGATTTTTACATATGTAAGGCTGAGattagttcttagttttctcttaGGAGTGTATTATCATGGGATCCTAAGcatacacacagacacacacacacacacacactctctctctcttgcatTCAATTGAGAACCACTTGCATTAGGTGAGAATATGCgaactactacatgaatgcacacaatataATATTCCAGGCACAAATcagaatgcacacaatctaccctGTACTAGCATGCATGCATCGTGACATAagcattattttaataaatattattttactttatatttgaaattatatactccgtatatactCAAATTAACAGCCGTTCTCGTGCGAATTGAAGGAATGCACTGCAATTACTATCCAAATTGTCTTGCCTAATTCTAATCACAGTCAAATTGTCCTGCCTAATTCTATTCATATATACTCACATTAACAACTTCTATCCTTGCTTAGTTCGATGCTTTCAAATGATTAGACCCcaattttcaggtaaaattattttataaaagttCATACTATATCTAGTATAAAtatattctctctctttttttattttttatttttctttttactttacagttgggcccccaaaattttgggggccctgtgcagtGGTCGTGGGAGAATATGCCTAGGACTAGAAAAAACAATTAACTGTTGATGCgtaatgtgttaactgaaggtatataatttttgtattagggtTCAGAATGCAATATAAatcctagtccatggtataacaattggccAATTGCTTACTCAacttataacaaaaaaaaataaaaataaaaatattcccattatttttattttgaaaatacctttttatttttacctaCATCACTACATGATTGCAAATTTTACTTATATTTCATCATacaaaataataacataaagcTTTTTTAATACGTCAACTTTTGAAAAGTAGGTCTGTAAGCGCATGCGGAGCTATAATGCTTCGTatttgttgggaaaaatcccacctcctgtgacaatcaaaatcacagacccgacacggtacacgaatacgagataatacacaatagcccaaaaataaatatgaacacaaggaacacaagatttacgtggaaaaccccaaaaccacggggaaaaaccacgggccaccaacaacaaacaatttccactatcacaaatcttgggtacaaagttttaggctaccacatgagccatacatccacaaatcatcaaatataacaactcctaggccaaaacattcttataatattcacaggctaaaaggaataatatctcgtactcaaaatattcaactacCACGAACAAggtaaaatgaatacaaatattacgagattatccaaatagatgcctggaataaatacaagctgacctcaaatatttgatgaagatagtACCCAAAAGTTTCAGCAAATCCACGACAAAGTTGCaccaaaatgaagaagaaagaagaatagGTGATTTTCTTTCTCCCTTGCTGCTGCCTACTGCCGAAAAATGGAATGAATGGGAATTGAGTGGTGGAATGCTGATGAGTGGAGTGTAGTTGGTGGAATATTTCAACACCAACAAAGACATAGGGAAACAAACAAAATAGGTGgaatcctctttttttttttttttttttttttNtttttttttttttttttttttttcttgtctgCCAACATGCTTCAACTTTTCTTATTTTCCACCTAGGATGGACCCAACagtattatcattattatcatcaCTAATGAATTCCAGCAACACCCCACCCCCTCCTCCAGTCCcctgcaaaataataataataataataaataaataaaaagagtaaATAATATTGGCCCTAAACTAAACTTGCACACCCTTCTAAATTTAATCCCTACTTAATAAAATTccacaatttcatcaattgcaaaTGCCTAATAATGGTCGGTCTAATCATCATTCATGGAATTTTCAGTAGCTTCTCATTGATTGTGTGCCCAAGCCATAAACAAAATTGGGAATGCGTGCACCTTTGAAGAATAAACTTGTATCAGATCAAAAGCCAAAACTTTATATAAGAAACTTAAAGCTTAATTAACCTCAACGTTGTAGATCAcgttatatatagatatttaaaatttaatctcacttttttttattagatatataaaaattattatggattaacaaataaaattggAATAAAACTTTTCTAGAggactaaattttaaattagaatatattataaatttgtaattttattttctttacaacATGTTTTGTTGGCGAAATCCGAAATAGATCAAGAATAAGATATAAATCTTAAAAGCCGATGTTTGTTTTGACTTTCTATTATAAACATCATATACACAATTACACATGCATGCACGAAAGCACACATATGCATTATTCGAAACATTAAAATACGATTCTCTTTACAATTCTATTGTGTAATCCCTATGCATGTGAAccaattaataaaatagaaattattcTATTGCCTCTTTGTTCCatttcttatataataataatatttctattcCCAGTATTTTTATTGGACAACCTAAACATAACATAGTATAAGATTATATTATTGACAAATTCTCTTGTAAAACTATCTCACGGTATGTGAGATGGGTTAAGAGGATTCGGGTCTTATGGTATATAAacttagtaatattatttactGCAAACTGTCTATTACAGTTTTAcgataaagtattacatttatgttataaaatattatatataagacttaaaatattgattatatatgcaatTCTGTTATGTAATGACATTATTCCCGACTTTAAGGCATTTAATGCGCCTTATATAAGGGTCTTGAGGGGGCACATGCCAAGTGCACAACATGTTAACCACGTGTCTCTCATGCACAGGTCATGACGAAGGTGACTCCAATAGGTCCACGTGCAATGAGATCTCTGACATCTTCCTTATTATGAAGTGATTGGTCAATGTGATCGAGTTATTTTAATTCGTTAATAATAAGGGTTAGGTGCTTGGGATAAGATTCCCGACCACACATGATTTGGAAGCTCATCCCGGGATAATTGAGCCTTTTACTAACCTACAAAAACCATCTTTTGACTGGGCTTGGGTCGGAGAAAACACACTTAATCAGACATGCTCGGGAAATAATGGTCCTTCCGATCCCCTTTGCCCAAATACCGAACACGTGTAAAAGTATACATATAGAGTATAATCCCTATCAACATTAATACTATAAAGTATTCTacaattatgttatgttattactttatttttttttgaaaaccaacaagAACTTTCATTAAATAAATTGTTGAATACAAGGAGGAATGATATTAAACCAAAAGGCAGGAACAGGTTGAGAACGAGCTGCCCTAGCCAAAGCATGCGCAGCCTGATTCACTATTCTTGAGATAAACTTAACAGACACCACTTCAAAGTGTCGACGAAGATCTCGACAATCACTAATGACACAGCCAGCCAACGTAAGATCAGGTAATGaacaattaagaaaattacaaacCATCTGGCAATCCGAATACACAATAACCTTTGCAAAACCCCTTTCCTTAACCCACGAAAGAGCTTCTTTTACTGTCATCGCCTCAGCCAAATGCGCATTACCCAAACAACGTAAAGGGccattattactttattatttattacaaaatgtgtattacatttatgctataaagtaaagtattatatataaaacttaaagtattgattatatatgcaattctattatgttattacatttttttttcatcaaattgtttattacaattttgctataaagaattatatttatgctataaaatataaataaagttTAAAGTTGATTATACCTTCGGGTATGTataattactttatttattgCAAATTGTCTATTAGAGTTTTGttataaagtactacatttattGTATAAAGTATTTTATATAAGGCTTAATTATATCTGCAATTTGgatatgttattactttatttcttgCAAATTGTATATTACatctttgaattaattccattttttggtCATACATTTATAGGTGataatccacttttagttctttttttttttcttttttttctgaACATTCtcctttggtcctagtattattgtggcatgaccatttttgtcattcgtcaacaaaatcattgaaattttgtaaaatacaaagacgtttacttcatttttctgtttttccatttctaattttccatttctctagttttccaattttccttctccatttctcttatttctttaattttagtacatagtttgactacaaaacaaaacactCAAACCTTCATTTAATACAATCATCCCCatataacatttgtatatttatacaacaaagataataataataataataataataataatatggagcAATACAAGTTACGTATATAGTTTtagtacataataataaaaattaataataatagtaattaaaggaaaaataataataataataatggagtggggaatgaaattgaaaaaataaatttagtaaacaacttctccaatttcttttttccactttaattcttcattttttttaaaaaacattctccatttttccaagttgCTGAATGACCCAtaatattttctctttctttcctttAATCTCCACCAGTCCACAACGGGAGATGCCTGAGTTTGTTAATGAAGTGGGCCAGGGTGGTATTTTCATTCAAAAATTCATGATGGTGTCAATGCATGGTGTTGATTTAAAGCTAAGAAAGAAAAGGCAAGGGACCAAACTCTTGTATTTGGCATTTCACTTGGTAGATTTATATGCCCTCATAATGCTTAGCATGTTCTCTATCAACTTCTTTCCCCAATCAAAATCTACTTATCTGCAAGAGCCTCATGGTCCCCTCTTGCTTCAatgtccattattattattacgcaTAAAATATCACAAACTAAAGTTGGGTTTTTCACTGTTTTTCCAACTGTAGcatctctttctttttcttattattattgttttcagtATTTGCAATATTTTGGGACCCAAGGACACTAGGACAGGACATAAAAGAAGCTTCACTGTACTCATTAGCCATGGTTTCCATGTTCACACTTTCACACATCAATGAGAGAAATGGGAGCAAACATATAtattgttgggcgtcggcaggttggccgagttcagcccctgctcgattcgagacgtgtcGATGTGACTTACCATGGAGGggtgtggttaaatggttaatatccgtctacttatcaccaattgggtttaagtaggatatgacaaccagataacCAAAGAACTCTGTAGTTAAGCGTGCTAGAATAATGCAGCGCTGTGATCCAACGTATATAAACTAAaatagtattagtatatatcTTGAGTGGGGGCTAACCAACCAAGCTTAATGATGCATGGAGGCTGGGTTTGTTCCCCAGCTCAGTCTATATAGGATTAGGCAGCACACTATAACACAGAATAAAAGGGTGATCAATACCACAGAAGCTCTAGATTGAattacacacacaaacacatacatttttccggcctgcatatatatatatattgaatcttAAACTGATCAAACTTACCAGCCGGCCTGCCTGCGCAATGGATCTTGAAGCGAAGCCAACGCTTTCACAAGCACATCCCGAGACAATGGACTTCCTTTCGCACGCCTGGTGCAACTTCGCGGTTCAAGCCTTCCAGCCAGAAATGCAAGATCTAGCGCTAACTGTCCATGATAGCTCAATCAAGAAATTCAGTGATGACATCAAGAATAAGCCTTCTTTGCAGGTAAGATAATATAGATGGATGTTAATCTATCAGGGATATGATGCACAATCAACCGGTTTTTTGTCCTTGTAGAAAATGGATAAAAGCATGAAGATGGATGATACAGATAAGTCTATACCTCCTTGGACATCCAATGATGTGAAGGTAAATAAACTATATATGCAACAGATCAAAACTTTTGCAATTATCATATATGTAACTCCAGTTCTTTAAATTGAatcttttttttggtttcttttaGTCTTGGATATGGATGCAACAAGCAATGCATCCAGAATTGAATTACCACAGCTATCTTAGAAAGAAATGGGTAAGCTAAATACAAATAGCTATACCTACTCTTAGACTAATTGTGTTCGTAGCTAAAACGAACATGTGTTTGTGCAGATTCCATGGAAGATAGCGCCACTAAAGAACTTCTCAATCAAGAAATGGCTTAAAGAAATGAAGCAGAAGAGGAAAGAAGAAAACAGATTACAAAAGGCAGAAGTGCACGCAGCCATATCGGTTGCAGGGGTTGCAGCAGCACTAGCAGCCATAGCAGCAGAAAACTCGAATCGCGATGACAGCAAGGAGTCAGCCGTGGCATCTGCAGCTGCATTAGTAGCCGCACAGTGTGCAAAAGTGGCAGAAGCCATGGGAGCAAAGAAGGAGCAACTCAGCAGCGTAATTGGCTCGGCCATGAGTGGCACGAGTGCAAGCGACATTGTTACACTCACAGCTGCAGCCACAACATGTAACAACCAATCTCTACTAAATGCACACCGAGACCAACAGTTTTAATTTTCTCGacttaaaattcattttttgtttcAGCACTAAGAGGAGCAGCAACACTTAAAGCAAGAAGAGAGTGTAAGAGTATACTAAATGGCAGTACACCAGTACTCCCTATAGAAGATGGCAAGGATTTTGAGTTGGAGTATGAATCCTGTAGATCAGTGCTTTCAAAGGGTGCAGAGCTCAACCTTGAAACGTCAGATGGTATGATCGAATAATGTGATATAGCTAGTGCTTTCTCACATCAACTGAAGATTGATCAAACAACAGATTAAAGTTGCTAATTAAGCTACTAATCAACACAAAATGTGAGACCAACTTAAATACCTAATTACAAAACAGATCGAAAATCACACTGCAACGAACTTTCTCTCGTCTCCTACTAGACTTACCAAAACAAATTATCAATTCCTTTCTGATTATatatatctgttcataaacaGGGAGATACATGCTAAGGTCAGTTACCATCATCTTTAACCCTGAAGCCAAGGTGAGAAAAGATCATTTCCATCCTCTTATTTCCTTTATATTGTATGCTAGCAATGATATTATCTACCTGGGGTATTGATAGCAGCTAAACACGAAACCAAAATTTCTTTCTCAAGGATTACAGAATAGTTTTCCTGTAATTTACCAAACTCCCTTTCTTAATTACAGGTTATTCTCAGGACAAGGAAGCTTAATATATTGAATCCATTCACAGGACACAAAGAAAGTATGTTCTTTTATGTTTCAGTGCTTCTTTGTCTTTCAATTTATAAGAAAAGATTCAACAtctttacaatatatatataacataattcCATGATGGAATTCATTGTAGGTATCATACTAGATCTGCACGCAGAGTTGTACAAGGATTCTGAAGGAGAGGAAATGGATACTTGCTATCTCATTGTATTAACTACAAACAAGGGAATAATGAAGCTAGACATGATGGATGATTATCAACGTTATAGAATGTGGTCAAAGACTATTAAACACATGTTGACACTTTCTACTTCATTGACAAGATATATATGAGCTCCAATTTTACAAAAGCTCAAGTCTACCATTGT of Ipomoea triloba cultivar NCNSP0323 chromosome 3, ASM357664v1 contains these proteins:
- the LOC116014257 gene encoding VAN3-binding protein produces the protein MDLEAKPTLSQAHPETMDFLSHAWCNFAVQAFQPEMQDLALTVHDSSIKKFSDDIKNKPSLQKMDKSMKMDDTDKSIPPWTSNDVKSWIWMQQAMHPELNYHSYLRKKWIPWKIAPLKNFSIKKWLKEMKQKRKEENRLQKAEVHAAISVAGVAAALAAIAAENSNRDDSKESAVASAAALVAAQCAKVAEAMGAKKEQLSSVIGSAMSGTSASDIVTLTAAATTSLRGAATLKARRECKSILNGSTPVLPIEDGKDFELEYESCRSVLSKGAELNLETSDGRYMLRSVTIIFNPEAKVILRTRKLNILNPFTGHKESIILDLHAELYKDSEGEEMDTCYLIVLTTNKGIMKLDMMDDYQRYRMWSKTIKHMLTLSTSLTRYI